In the genome of Nocardioides seonyuensis, one region contains:
- a CDS encoding HNH endonuclease signature motif containing protein, which yields MPATATATQPGSAATVLTAVRERRRAENRAAADVLALAAEWADLHPPESIHHAAGFSMPGCEHEEPLAGPGTPLVAEFCCAELGGVLGVSTAAAKRLIGNALELRHRLPRLWAAVHAGRVPAWRARLVAEATAHASPALTMEAAGWVDSQVAAVAGKVGAAQLDRLVTEAIARFQLDTTDPDDETASGENRHVTLEKDVVSRCGTISVNACLDLADALDLDLTLAQRAAALKALGSTESLDARRATALGHLARTQTSLDLAGLLGHESSVVEDGQPPSVVEQSSVVEEAPQRRLETPAARQLVLHIHLTAAAVGGGITFDHLGRMEEGMRLLLLDQVRSWCGDSHTKVVLKPVIDLNQPLRANGYAIPDRIRERVVLRDRTCVFPHCTRPARRCQVDHIEPYDHDAEAEGGAQSGPTAIANLAALCTFHHRLKTHTGWRYTMVEPGVYEWTSPHGHRYLRDHEGTSPLASPGFETGLRPSSTTEDSRRPDRH from the coding sequence ATGCCAGCCACCGCCACCGCCACGCAGCCGGGTTCCGCGGCCACGGTGCTGACGGCGGTGCGGGAGCGGCGGAGAGCAGAGAACAGGGCGGCGGCCGATGTCCTCGCCCTGGCTGCTGAGTGGGCTGACCTGCACCCGCCGGAGTCCATCCACCACGCCGCCGGGTTCTCGATGCCTGGCTGTGAGCACGAGGAACCCCTCGCCGGCCCGGGCACGCCGTTGGTGGCGGAGTTCTGCTGCGCCGAGCTCGGTGGCGTCCTGGGCGTCTCGACCGCCGCGGCGAAGCGGCTGATCGGCAACGCCCTCGAGCTGCGCCACCGCCTCCCCAGGCTCTGGGCAGCCGTGCACGCCGGACGGGTCCCGGCGTGGCGGGCCCGGCTGGTGGCCGAGGCCACCGCTCACGCCTCCCCCGCCCTGACGATGGAGGCCGCCGGCTGGGTCGACTCCCAGGTCGCCGCGGTGGCCGGGAAGGTCGGCGCCGCGCAGCTCGACCGGCTCGTGACCGAGGCGATCGCCCGGTTCCAGCTCGACACCACCGACCCCGACGACGAGACGGCTTCGGGCGAGAACCGGCACGTCACCCTCGAGAAGGACGTCGTCTCCAGGTGCGGCACCATCTCGGTCAACGCCTGCCTCGACCTCGCTGATGCCCTCGACCTCGACCTCACCCTCGCTCAGCGTGCTGCCGCGTTGAAGGCGCTCGGCTCCACCGAGTCCCTCGACGCCCGCCGCGCCACCGCCCTCGGCCACCTCGCCCGCACCCAGACCAGCCTCGACCTCGCCGGACTCCTCGGCCACGAGTCCTCGGTGGTCGAGGACGGCCAACCACCTTCGGTGGTTGAGCAGAGTTCGGTGGTTGAGGAGGCGCCCCAGCGCCGTCTCGAAACCCCCGCGGCCCGCCAGCTCGTCCTCCACATCCACCTCACCGCCGCCGCAGTCGGCGGCGGGATCACCTTCGACCACCTCGGCCGGATGGAGGAAGGCATGCGTCTGCTCCTGCTCGACCAGGTCAGGTCCTGGTGCGGTGACTCTCACACCAAGGTCGTCCTCAAGCCCGTCATCGACCTCAACCAGCCGCTTCGGGCCAACGGCTACGCGATCCCCGACCGGATCCGCGAACGCGTCGTTCTCCGGGACCGGACCTGCGTGTTCCCGCACTGCACCCGACCCGCGCGGCGTTGTCAGGTCGACCACATCGAGCCCTACGACCACGACGCCGAAGCCGAGGGCGGGGCGCAGTCAGGGCCTACCGCGATCGCGAACCTCGCCGCGCTGTGCACTTTCCACCACCGGCTCAAGACCCACACCGGCTGGCGCTACACCATGGTCGAACCAGGGGTCTACGAGTGGACCAGCCCCCACGGCCACCGCTACCTCCGCGACCACGAAGGCACCTCGCCACTGGCTTCACCTGGTTTCGAGACAGGACTCCGTCCATCCTCAACCACCGAGGACAGCCGACGACCCGATCGACATTGA
- a CDS encoding phosphotransferase family protein yields MSSPATVYPAPHGSTARRLEWAFLPPNLRAWFERKCGSPVVEAISQNSGFTPGFASVLVCEDGSRHFAKAASVKAQRLFADSYREEARKLAALPASVPAPRLLHLLDDDWVALVIEHVEARLPKRPWDLADLGATLDTLEVVADELTPPPAHLELDSAVDDFAAMLDGWSKVREELDLSHADEAEALARRYAEVVDGDTVVHTDVRSDNVLIRPDGRALLCDWNWPVRGCDWFDSFAALIGPRGEGADVDAVMASRRLLKDVPPDDVDTVLALFVGYFLGQSVLPVPPTSPHIRDHQRWQGEVCWAWLAERRGWPRSDVAGCS; encoded by the coding sequence ATGTCGAGCCCCGCCACCGTCTACCCCGCCCCCCACGGCAGCACGGCGCGTCGCCTGGAGTGGGCGTTCCTCCCGCCCAACCTCCGGGCATGGTTCGAGCGCAAGTGCGGCTCCCCTGTGGTCGAGGCGATCTCACAGAACTCCGGCTTCACGCCGGGCTTCGCCTCGGTGCTCGTCTGCGAGGACGGCTCACGCCACTTCGCCAAGGCAGCCTCGGTGAAGGCGCAGCGACTATTCGCCGACTCCTACCGGGAGGAGGCGCGCAAGCTGGCCGCCCTTCCGGCCTCGGTCCCTGCCCCTCGACTGCTGCACCTGCTCGACGACGACTGGGTGGCACTGGTGATCGAGCACGTCGAGGCCCGTTTGCCGAAGCGCCCCTGGGACCTCGCCGACCTCGGTGCGACCCTCGACACCCTCGAGGTCGTGGCCGACGAGCTCACGCCCCCTCCGGCACATCTCGAGCTGGACAGCGCGGTCGACGACTTCGCCGCGATGCTCGACGGGTGGTCGAAGGTCCGCGAGGAGCTGGACCTTTCGCACGCCGACGAGGCGGAGGCGCTGGCACGCCGCTATGCCGAGGTGGTCGACGGAGACACCGTGGTACACACCGACGTCCGCTCCGACAACGTGCTCATCCGCCCGGACGGGCGGGCGCTGCTCTGCGACTGGAACTGGCCGGTCCGGGGGTGCGACTGGTTCGACTCCTTCGCGGCCCTGATCGGCCCCCGGGGCGAGGGCGCGGACGTCGACGCGGTGATGGCCTCACGACGCCTGCTCAAGGATGTCCCGCCCGACGACGTCGACACCGTGCTGGCGCTCTTCGTGGGCTACTTCCTCGGGCAGAGCGTCCTGCCGGTGCCGCCGACCTCCCCGCACATCCGTGACCACCAGCGCTGGCAGGGAGAGGTGTGCTGGGCCTGGCTGGCAGAGCGTCGAGGGTGGCCCCGCAGCGACGTCGCTGGTTGCTCCTGA
- the lepA gene encoding translation elongation factor 4: protein MSTPVSLKNAPQPGSTDPSIIRNFCIIAHIDHGKSTLADRMLQLTGVVDERAARAQYLDRMDIERERGITIKSQAVRMPWTVPVDNEEGTEPGTYVLNMIDTPGHVDFTYEVSRSLEACEAAVLLVDAAQGIEAQTLANLYLAMGADLHIIPVLNKIDLPGANVEKYAAELAGLVGCDPSEVLRVSAKTGVGVAGLLNEIVRQTPAPVGDADAPPRALIFDSVYDTYRGVVTYVRVIDGKLTHRDRIKMMSTGAVHEMLEVGVISPEPVKAADLGVGEVGYLITGVKDVRQSRVGDTVTSQHHGATKALSGYKHPNPMVYSGLYPIDGDDYPTLREALERLQLNDAALTFEPETSGALGFGFRIGFLGLLHMEITRDRLEREFNLELISTAPNVVYDVVMEDGSRQVVTNPSEYPEGKIAEVHEPVVKATILAPADFIGTIMELCQTKRGSLQGMDYLSEDRVEMRYTLPMGEIVFDFFDQLKSRTKGYASLDYERSGEQAADLVKVDILLQGEPVDAFSAIVHREAAYAYGVMMAGKLKDLIPRQQFEVPIQAAIGARVIARENIRAMRKDVLAKCYGGDISRKRKLLEKQKAGKKRMKNIGTVEVPPEAFVAALSTTQPTEKTGKK, encoded by the coding sequence GTGAGCACGCCTGTGAGCCTCAAGAATGCACCGCAGCCCGGCTCGACAGACCCGTCGATCATCCGGAACTTCTGCATCATCGCTCACATCGACCACGGCAAGTCCACCCTCGCTGACCGGATGCTGCAGCTCACCGGCGTCGTCGACGAGCGTGCTGCCCGCGCGCAGTACCTCGACCGGATGGACATCGAGCGCGAGCGCGGCATCACGATCAAGAGCCAGGCCGTCCGGATGCCGTGGACGGTGCCGGTCGACAACGAGGAGGGCACCGAGCCCGGCACCTACGTCCTCAACATGATCGACACGCCCGGGCACGTCGACTTCACCTACGAAGTCTCCCGGTCGCTGGAGGCGTGCGAGGCGGCGGTCCTGCTGGTCGACGCCGCCCAGGGCATCGAGGCCCAGACGCTGGCCAACCTCTACCTCGCGATGGGCGCAGACCTCCACATCATCCCGGTGCTCAACAAGATCGACCTGCCGGGCGCCAACGTCGAGAAGTACGCCGCTGAGCTCGCCGGGCTCGTCGGCTGCGACCCCTCGGAGGTGCTGCGCGTCAGCGCCAAGACCGGCGTCGGGGTGGCCGGACTGCTCAACGAGATCGTGCGCCAGACGCCCGCGCCGGTGGGCGACGCAGACGCACCGCCGCGTGCGTTGATCTTCGACTCTGTCTACGACACCTACCGCGGCGTCGTCACCTACGTCCGGGTCATCGACGGGAAGCTCACCCACCGCGACCGCATCAAGATGATGTCGACCGGTGCCGTGCACGAGATGCTCGAGGTGGGGGTGATCAGCCCCGAGCCCGTCAAGGCCGCCGATCTGGGAGTCGGCGAGGTCGGCTACCTCATCACCGGCGTGAAGGACGTGCGGCAGTCCCGCGTGGGTGACACGGTCACCAGCCAGCACCACGGCGCGACCAAGGCCCTGAGCGGCTACAAGCACCCCAACCCGATGGTCTACTCAGGCCTCTACCCCATCGACGGCGACGACTACCCGACGCTGCGCGAGGCGCTCGAGCGCCTGCAGCTCAACGACGCCGCGCTGACCTTCGAGCCCGAGACCTCCGGCGCGCTCGGCTTCGGCTTCCGCATCGGCTTCCTCGGCCTGCTCCACATGGAGATCACCCGTGACCGGCTCGAGCGCGAGTTCAACCTCGAGCTGATCTCCACCGCCCCCAACGTGGTCTACGACGTGGTGATGGAGGACGGCAGTCGACAGGTCGTCACCAACCCCAGCGAGTACCCCGAAGGCAAGATCGCCGAGGTGCACGAGCCGGTCGTGAAGGCCACCATCCTCGCCCCGGCCGACTTCATCGGCACGATCATGGAGCTGTGCCAGACCAAGCGCGGCAGCCTGCAGGGGATGGACTACCTCTCCGAGGACCGCGTCGAGATGCGCTACACGCTCCCGATGGGCGAGATCGTCTTCGACTTCTTCGACCAGCTCAAGTCGCGCACCAAGGGCTATGCCTCCCTCGACTACGAGCGCTCCGGCGAGCAGGCCGCCGACCTGGTCAAGGTCGACATCCTGCTCCAGGGCGAGCCGGTCGACGCGTTCTCGGCGATCGTGCACCGGGAGGCGGCCTATGCCTACGGCGTGATGATGGCCGGCAAGCTCAAGGACCTGATCCCGCGACAGCAGTTCGAGGTGCCGATCCAGGCCGCCATCGGAGCCCGCGTGATCGCCCGAGAGAACATCCGTGCCATGCGCAAGGACGTGCTCGCCAAGTGCTACGGCGGCGACATCAGCCGCAAACGCAAGCTGCTCGAGAAGCAGAAGGCCGGCAAGAAGCGGATGAAGAACATCGGCACGGTCGAGGTCCCGCCGGAGGCGTTCGTCGCGGCGCTCTCGACCACGCAGCCCACGGAGAAGACCGGCAAGAAGTGA
- a CDS encoding MerR family transcriptional regulator, translated as MKSSGEATWSVGEVAERFGMPTHVLRHWESEGLLEPDRDTGGRRRYGRDDITRVAAIRRQKDAGMSLEQIRVLLDADAPRRHAVLQEHLSDLDRRAEEIRIAREMTEHAYSCRAHDLSTCPGFQAHVADLVAAFDAPDAEVTRR; from the coding sequence ATGAAGTCAAGTGGTGAGGCGACCTGGTCCGTCGGCGAGGTGGCCGAACGCTTCGGCATGCCGACTCACGTGCTTCGGCACTGGGAGTCCGAGGGCCTCCTCGAGCCGGATCGTGACACCGGGGGTCGGCGTCGCTACGGCCGGGACGACATCACGCGGGTCGCGGCCATCCGGCGACAGAAGGACGCCGGCATGAGCCTGGAGCAGATCCGCGTGCTGCTCGACGCGGACGCTCCGCGGCGGCACGCGGTGCTGCAGGAGCACCTGAGCGACCTCGACCGACGCGCCGAGGAGATCCGGATAGCACGCGAGATGACGGAGCACGCCTACAGCTGCCGGGCCCACGACCTGAGCACCTGCCCGGGCTTCCAGGCACACGTCGCCGACCTGGTGGCGGCGTTCGACGCGCCGGACGCGGAGGTCACGCGCCGCTGA
- a CDS encoding TIGR03086 family metal-binding protein — protein MTETATSTEDHVRSFIDRADRFTAALAAAGDAWDDPSPCEGWTVRDVVAHVIDTQRDFLDRQELPAGGQPDLADPVAAWRSHRAHVEEVLASPDIAGLEYDGFFGRTTIGATMADFYGWDLVIHGWDVARGTGQPWTISDAEAESLHATADGWGDALYSEGICRAPVQVPDDASATDRLVARLGRDPYWQPGS, from the coding sequence ATGACCGAGACAGCCACCTCCACAGAAGACCACGTCCGATCCTTCATTGACCGCGCCGACCGCTTCACCGCTGCCCTCGCCGCTGCGGGGGACGCCTGGGACGACCCCAGTCCGTGCGAGGGCTGGACCGTCCGCGACGTGGTGGCCCACGTCATCGACACGCAGCGCGACTTCCTCGACCGTCAGGAGCTGCCCGCGGGCGGCCAGCCTGACCTGGCCGACCCCGTGGCGGCCTGGCGCAGCCACCGGGCGCACGTCGAGGAGGTCCTGGCCTCGCCCGACATCGCTGGACTGGAGTACGACGGCTTCTTCGGCCGTACGACGATCGGCGCCACCATGGCCGACTTCTACGGCTGGGACCTCGTCATCCACGGGTGGGACGTGGCGCGTGGGACCGGGCAGCCCTGGACGATCAGCGACGCGGAGGCCGAGTCCCTCCACGCCACCGCCGACGGGTGGGGGGACGCGCTCTACTCGGAGGGGATCTGCCGTGCACCAGTGCAGGTTCCCGACGACGCGTCGGCCACCGACCGCCTGGTGGCGCGCCTGGGCCGAGACCCGTACTGGCAGCCGGGCTCCTGA
- a CDS encoding helix-turn-helix domain-containing protein, with translation MSTPWAPRSVDPVDRAHLTGVSRPSPPLYRYAPSDRLGDLVERYWIPVWSLEEASTQSTLQHPVCLIVVSNTYARLYGVVPGRSSVTLEGDGWAVGTMLTPAAGRLVLGRSVAELTDRHLDLREVGSLDAEDLVGEIRASMAVDPHDPAAHGAAITALERRLERFLPVDEPGLLINRVVGWLQEHPEVSRVAEVADSFAMSERSLQRLVEQRVGLSPKWLIQRRRLHDAVLALKAGTTTLAEVASQLGYSDQAHFTHDFRTVTGMTPGEYLRDQEVTQRPR, from the coding sequence ATGTCGACGCCATGGGCTCCGCGCAGCGTCGACCCGGTGGACAGGGCCCACCTGACCGGGGTGAGCAGGCCGTCTCCGCCGCTCTACCGCTATGCGCCGAGCGACCGCCTCGGCGATCTCGTCGAGCGCTACTGGATCCCGGTGTGGTCGCTCGAGGAGGCGTCCACCCAGAGCACGCTCCAGCACCCTGTGTGCCTCATCGTGGTCAGCAACACCTACGCCCGTCTGTACGGCGTCGTCCCGGGGCGGTCGAGCGTCACCCTCGAGGGCGACGGCTGGGCTGTCGGCACGATGCTCACGCCGGCGGCCGGGCGCCTGGTGCTCGGCCGCTCCGTTGCCGAGCTGACCGACCGTCACCTGGACCTGCGCGAGGTCGGCTCGTTGGACGCAGAGGACCTCGTCGGGGAGATCCGGGCCAGCATGGCGGTCGACCCCCACGACCCCGCGGCCCACGGCGCGGCCATCACCGCCCTGGAGCGGCGGTTGGAGCGCTTCCTGCCGGTCGACGAGCCGGGGCTCCTGATCAACCGGGTCGTCGGCTGGCTGCAGGAGCATCCCGAGGTGTCTCGCGTCGCCGAGGTCGCCGACAGCTTCGCGATGTCAGAGCGAAGCCTGCAGCGCCTGGTCGAGCAGCGAGTCGGACTGAGCCCGAAGTGGTTGATCCAACGGCGACGCCTGCACGACGCCGTGCTCGCGCTCAAGGCCGGCACCACAACCCTCGCGGAGGTCGCCTCCCAGCTCGGCTACTCCGACCAGGCCCACTTCACCCACGACTTCCGGACCGTCACCGGCATGACGCCGGGGGAGTACCTCCGCGACCAGGAGGTCACCCAGCGGCCTCGATGA
- a CDS encoding GNAT family N-acetyltransferase codes for MPELEPPTVRVRDSFLAAMEEFVAEGASGSQTAYWIESHAPSWLEPAAFSAFVDALHAEALEETPRPEGFVPTTTLWWTEGDDYLGRIAIRHRLNEFLLGVGGHIGYDVRPSRRREGHATSMLRAALPHARALGIDSALVTCDSDNVASIRVIEAAGGVFEDQRGIKRRYWVDTA; via the coding sequence ATGCCCGAGCTCGAGCCGCCCACCGTCCGTGTCCGAGACAGCTTCCTGGCCGCGATGGAGGAGTTCGTCGCCGAGGGGGCGAGCGGGTCCCAGACCGCCTACTGGATCGAGAGCCATGCCCCCTCCTGGCTCGAGCCGGCGGCGTTCTCCGCGTTCGTCGACGCCCTGCACGCCGAGGCCCTCGAGGAGACCCCGCGTCCGGAGGGCTTCGTGCCGACCACCACCTTGTGGTGGACCGAGGGCGACGACTACCTGGGCCGCATCGCCATCCGCCACCGGCTCAACGAGTTCCTGCTCGGGGTGGGCGGGCACATCGGGTACGACGTCCGGCCGTCCCGCCGCCGTGAGGGACACGCCACCTCCATGCTGCGCGCGGCACTGCCCCATGCCCGGGCCCTCGGCATCGACTCCGCGCTGGTGACCTGCGACAGCGACAACGTCGCCTCGATCAGGGTGATCGAGGCGGCCGGCGGCGTGTTCGAGGACCAGCGGGGGATCAAGCGCCGCTACTGGGTCGACACGGCGTGA
- a CDS encoding NAD(P)/FAD-dependent oxidoreductase → MDVVIIGGGPAGLQAALTLGRMHRDALLLDSGSYRNAAAGHMHNFVTHDGRRPEEFREMARADLASYDTVEVRDCAALEVRRRSGGGFETVLADGSVVGSDAVLLATGVRDVLPDVPGMAEAFGTHVHHCPFCHGHELAGRTVAIQEARADHLVPMLSRIAEDVRVVSGLEKVVIDGDEVLLTTADGEVRAGGLFAATEFEQAAPFAEQLGLDVLESGCVEVDAMGRTSVQGVYAAGDMAHTKALAMPMASVLTAAATGLVAAAASVGDSLTHSS, encoded by the coding sequence ATGGACGTCGTCATCATCGGAGGCGGGCCCGCCGGGCTGCAGGCCGCCCTCACCCTCGGCCGCATGCACCGGGACGCGCTGCTGCTCGACTCGGGCAGCTACCGCAACGCGGCCGCCGGCCACATGCACAACTTCGTCACGCACGACGGCCGTCGACCCGAGGAGTTCCGCGAGATGGCACGTGCCGACCTGGCGTCGTACGACACCGTGGAGGTGCGCGACTGCGCGGCTCTGGAGGTGCGCCGACGCAGCGGCGGCGGCTTCGAGACCGTCCTCGCCGACGGTTCGGTCGTCGGCTCCGACGCCGTGCTGCTGGCCACGGGCGTGCGCGACGTCCTGCCGGACGTGCCCGGGATGGCGGAGGCCTTCGGGACCCACGTCCACCACTGCCCGTTCTGCCACGGTCACGAGCTCGCCGGCAGGACGGTCGCCATCCAGGAGGCACGTGCCGACCACCTCGTGCCCATGCTGTCGCGCATCGCCGAGGACGTCCGAGTCGTGTCCGGCCTGGAGAAGGTCGTCATCGACGGTGACGAGGTGCTGCTGACCACGGCGGACGGCGAGGTCAGGGCCGGCGGTCTCTTCGCTGCGACGGAGTTCGAGCAAGCGGCACCGTTCGCCGAGCAGCTCGGGCTCGACGTGCTCGAGAGCGGCTGCGTCGAGGTCGATGCGATGGGCCGGACCAGCGTGCAGGGTGTCTACGCCGCCGGGGACATGGCCCACACGAAGGCGCTGGCGATGCCGATGGCGAGCGTGCTCACCGCCGCGGCCACGGGTCTGGTCGCCGCCGCTGCCTCGGTGGGAGACTCGCTCACCCACAGCAGCTGA
- a CDS encoding HAD-IA family hydrolase, translating into MGIRAVVFDVGGVLEVIDDSLFPGPAETRLGLDTGALLHRISDLPAGAATGLADEVAVRRHWQRCLRLDDQQADELMSDFWRWYIGTVNVPLRDWFASQRQHRLTAILSNSAPGAREAERCHGFEDITDDIVYSHEVGLSKPDPEVFSLAAERLGVSPHEVLFLDDVEENVTAGRDAGWHAVLHRDTPSSIAAMEAIIEAAG; encoded by the coding sequence ATGGGCATCAGAGCGGTGGTCTTTGATGTAGGCGGCGTGCTGGAAGTCATCGACGACTCTCTGTTTCCAGGTCCCGCCGAGACGAGACTGGGACTCGACACGGGTGCATTGCTGCATCGCATCAGCGACCTTCCCGCTGGTGCAGCGACCGGGCTCGCGGACGAGGTCGCCGTGCGCCGACACTGGCAGCGGTGCCTGCGCCTCGATGATCAGCAAGCCGACGAGCTGATGAGTGACTTCTGGCGGTGGTACATCGGCACGGTCAACGTCCCGCTGCGCGACTGGTTCGCCAGCCAGCGCCAGCACCGGCTCACGGCCATCCTCAGCAACTCCGCGCCGGGAGCGCGCGAGGCGGAGCGCTGCCACGGGTTCGAGGACATCACCGACGACATCGTCTACTCCCACGAAGTGGGCCTCTCCAAGCCGGATCCCGAGGTCTTCTCGCTGGCGGCCGAGAGACTGGGCGTCTCCCCACACGAGGTGCTGTTCCTCGACGACGTCGAGGAGAACGTCACCGCAGGGCGGGACGCGGGCTGGCACGCCGTGCTCCACCGCGACACCCCGTCATCGATCGCCGCGATGGAGGCGATCATCGAGGCCGCTGGGTGA
- a CDS encoding winged helix DNA-binding domain-containing protein, whose amino-acid sequence MALTWEELAARTLARQFPSGGAGSVADTVALTGPMQTQTARAAFLGLAARSPGVTHQQVSEAYDAAAIVRGSTIRGTVHTATPAQFAALSAATRRGQRRRWTQLLKLPDDLVDELWAATEEFAREWRTPEELHEHLTSWLEEHHPASVVHARAQVGRYLSFGHGGLVRRPASGTGWEGQGRPVYRTFDAPGRATLADVVRLHLRSHGPASRHDIAWWSGLGLGVVDSVLEDLDLPGEEGPDGRTYVDLPDPPAPRTVEGVRLLAEFDALLCGYDPKARHRFIDPEHHPLLWQGPNGLMRSPLLVDGRITGYWRAPGTAKRRPLEVHALPGTRLPSKARLEGSVTALGAALGITITEVSLSGA is encoded by the coding sequence GTGGCACTCACGTGGGAGGAACTGGCCGCCCGGACGCTCGCGCGTCAGTTCCCATCAGGGGGCGCCGGATCGGTCGCCGACACGGTCGCGCTCACGGGGCCGATGCAGACGCAGACAGCCCGTGCTGCCTTCCTCGGCCTGGCTGCGAGGTCTCCCGGCGTCACGCACCAGCAGGTCTCCGAGGCCTACGACGCCGCTGCGATCGTTCGCGGCAGCACGATCCGCGGCACGGTCCACACGGCGACGCCGGCACAGTTCGCCGCCCTCAGTGCGGCGACGAGGAGGGGTCAGCGCCGTCGCTGGACGCAGCTCCTGAAGCTGCCCGACGACCTGGTCGATGAGCTGTGGGCAGCGACCGAGGAGTTCGCCCGGGAGTGGCGCACGCCCGAGGAGCTGCACGAGCACCTGACGTCCTGGTTGGAGGAGCACCACCCGGCGTCGGTCGTTCACGCACGGGCACAGGTCGGCCGCTACCTCTCCTTCGGCCACGGGGGCCTCGTACGACGCCCGGCCTCGGGGACCGGTTGGGAGGGACAGGGGCGACCCGTCTACCGGACGTTCGACGCGCCGGGCAGGGCCACGCTGGCGGACGTCGTACGACTGCACCTGCGGAGCCACGGACCCGCGTCCCGGCACGACATCGCCTGGTGGTCCGGCCTGGGGCTCGGCGTCGTCGACTCCGTGCTGGAGGACCTGGACCTCCCCGGCGAGGAGGGCCCCGACGGGCGCACCTACGTCGACCTTCCGGACCCACCGGCACCGCGGACCGTGGAAGGCGTCCGGCTGCTTGCGGAGTTCGATGCCCTCCTGTGCGGCTACGACCCGAAGGCGCGTCACCGGTTCATCGATCCCGAGCACCACCCCCTGCTGTGGCAAGGACCGAACGGACTGATGCGGTCCCCCCTGCTCGTCGACGGCCGGATCACCGGCTACTGGCGCGCGCCCGGAACGGCGAAGCGCCGACCGCTCGAGGTGCACGCGTTGCCCGGAACCCGGTTGCCCAGCAAGGCGCGCCTGGAGGGCTCGGTCACGGCGCTGGGCGCTGCGCTCGGGATCACCATCACCGAGGTGTCGCTCAGCGGCGCGTGA
- a CDS encoding HutD/Ves family protein, which translates to MTDLPRVVRAAQVAPRPWANGGGETRELLADDGGGWRISLADVEREGPFSSFPDRRRLLTVVEGAVLTLVVDGTEHVVEPRRPFAFDGDSDVVARLPEGPVRALNVVFDPAVAQPSVTVLELGRSSSLPLADDQAAMMLQGRPVVGDQETDALDLLVGPAAVTGRCTLAVVSLTPPR; encoded by the coding sequence GTGACCGACCTCCCTCGGGTGGTCCGGGCGGCTCAGGTGGCGCCCCGGCCCTGGGCCAACGGCGGTGGCGAGACCCGCGAGCTGCTGGCCGACGACGGCGGCGGCTGGCGCATCAGCCTGGCCGATGTCGAGCGTGAGGGTCCCTTCTCGAGCTTCCCGGACCGGCGGCGGCTGCTCACGGTCGTGGAGGGCGCGGTCCTCACCCTGGTCGTCGACGGGACCGAGCACGTCGTCGAGCCGCGTCGGCCGTTCGCCTTCGACGGCGACTCCGACGTGGTGGCCCGCCTGCCGGAGGGGCCGGTGCGTGCACTCAACGTCGTCTTCGATCCCGCGGTCGCGCAGCCCTCGGTCACCGTGCTCGAGCTCGGCCGGTCGTCGAGCCTGCCGCTGGCCGACGACCAGGCCGCGATGATGCTGCAGGGTCGACCCGTGGTGGGAGACCAGGAGACGGACGCCCTCGACCTGCTGGTCGGACCGGCCGCGGTGACCGGGCGCTGCACCCTGGCCGTGGTGTCGCTGACGCCCCCCCGCTGA
- a CDS encoding helix-hairpin-helix domain-containing protein — protein MDRGPEFDGVRIGRPAVGGLIDAGFARLEDLPEELDELARIHGVGPKAIRLLGEERDARRREEPSGTA, from the coding sequence ATGGATCGTGGCCCGGAGTTCGACGGCGTCCGCATCGGCCGGCCAGCCGTGGGTGGATTGATCGACGCCGGCTTCGCGCGTCTCGAGGACCTTCCTGAGGAGCTCGACGAGTTGGCGCGAATCCACGGCGTCGGGCCCAAGGCGATCCGCCTCCTGGGCGAGGAGCGCGACGCGCGACGGCGTGAAGAGCCCAGCGGCACTGCTTGA